The DNA sequence CGGCGATCTCGTCGGCAAGCTGGCGCACCAGCCCCTGCACATTGACCTCGCCGAGCATGGCCGGTGTTTCCCGAACCGCAACCGCTCCCGGCCCGAAACGCTCGATGACGAGGCCCAGCCCATCGAAACCGGCGGCATGATCCATCAGCCGGTCGCAGTCTTCCTCGGGCAGATCGATGATCTCGGGGATCAGCAGAACCTGCGACGGCGGACGCCGGGAATGCAGTGCATTGCGCATTTCCTCGAACACCAGCCGCTCATGTGCGGCATGTTGATCGACGATGACGAGGCCGTTTTCCGTCTGTGCGATGATGTAGTTCTCATGCAGCTGCGCCCGTGCGGCTCCGAGGGGGTAAAGCACCGGTTCGGACGAGGAATTTGCGGCGGCTTCGTAAGCCTCCCGTGGTTCCGTCCGCGCCGTCGGCATGGTGATGTCGGAAAAGCGCGATTGCACCGCCTCCGCAAACTGTGACCCGCCGGAAACGGCGAGCGGCCGTGAAGGCGAGGTGGCGGCGGACCATGTCACGGAGGGAGAAGGCCGCAGGCCGGACGGGCTGTATCCGGGACGAAAGGCATTCATCATCTGACTCGCGCCGGTCGTCGCCGCCCTGTCACCGTCGCGCGTCAGCGCCTGCCGGATCGCGCCGACGATCAGCCCGCGAATGAGGCCGGGATCGCGGAAACGCACATCGGATTTCGCCGGATGCACGTTCACATCCACAAAAGCGGGGTCGAGCGTGATGGACAGCACCGCGACCGGGTATCGCCCATGCGGCACGGTTTCGGCATAGGCGCCGCGAATGGCGGATAAAAGCAGCTTGTCCTGCACCGGGCGGCCGTTGACGAAAACATATTGATGCGCCGAGTTGCCGCGGTTGAAGGTCGGCACGCCGGCAAAACCGGTCAGCATCACGTCCTCGCGCCCGGCATCGATCTCGATGGCATTGTCCTTGAAGTCCGCGCCGAGGATTTGCGCCATGCGGGCAAGGTGGTCATCGCCGGTCGAGGGGATTTCGAGCGTCGAACGGTCGGTGCCTGACAGCACGAAGCGGATATGCGGAAAGGCGATCGCCATCCGCTTGACGACCTCGGTAATGGCGGCCGCCTCCGCCCGTTCCGTCTTCAGGAATTTCAGCCGCGCGGGCGTGGCGAAGAACAGGTCGCGCACCTCGACGATGGTGCCGGCATTCGCGGCGGCGGGGCGCACGTCCGAAACCTTGCCGCCGGTAACCGAAATCACCGAACCCTGTTCCGCGCCCTGTTGGCGGCTGGTGATCGAAAGCTTGGCGACCGAACCGATGGAGGGCAGCGCCTCGCCGCGAAAACCAAGCGTGCGGATGTCATCCAGCGTCGTGGATATTTTTGATGTGCAGTGGCGCCTCACCGCAAGCTCCAGATCGGCGGGTGACATGCCGGAACCGTTATCGGTGATCCGCACCAGCCCCTTGCCACCGCCCGCCGTGGCGATCTCGATCCGGGTTGCGCCCGCGTCGATGGCATTTTCCACCAGTTCCTTCGTGGCGCTGGACGGTCTTTCTATGACCTCGCCGGCGGCGATCTGGTTGATGAGGGTTTCTGAAAGCTGCTTGATGGCCATGATCGTCATTTTCGCGGATTCGCCATGGCTTCGAAAGCAAAAAACGCCAATTGCGGCAATTTGCACATGTTTTGTGGACTTCCGGGCATTTGATCATTTCCGGCAACGCCGGGTTAAGCGTTAATCCGCTTTTAATCGGCCTTGATTATGGTGGGGCGGCTTGAAATGACCGCAGGCAAGAGGCCCCCGTTCCGGGTGGTGTGTGACGTCGATTATGGGTGAACGTCATCTTCTCCTCAAGACTGCTTCAAGTGGCGAACCCTGATGTCTCTTTTTCGGAATTTGTCGTTTCATCCCGGCATCTGCCCTGAACGATTCCAATAGAAACATAAGCCTGACCCATTAACAGGCGGGAGTTTGCAGTTGAGTGATTTGGCGTCCTCTGGCGCGGGCGTTCATACGGTGATGCTTGATGCCCTTTGCGACGCGCTTGGCGCGGCGATCGTCGTTTACGACCGTAACGATCACATTATTTTCGCAAGCCGGAAACTGTTGAATTTTTTCCCGCTGGAAGAGGCCGTTGTCGGCCCCGGTGCGCGGCTGCGCGACTATCTGAGCGCGCTTTACGATTGTTATCTGCTGGAGACGGAAAATCTCGCCGCCAATGCCCGCCAGCTCGGGCGGGACGAATGGATCGGCGAGCGGCTGGCGCTGCACTGGAAGGAAAGATCGGAAAAGACCGAACGGCTGAAGGGCGAGCGCTTTCTGCGTTTCGTCATGAACCGCCTGCCTTCCGGGCTCGGCATCAGTGTCGTCGCCGATATTTCCGAACAGAAGAAAAGGGAAGAACAGTGGCGCATCGACCTTGAGCGGGTGCAGCTGATCGAGGACATCCTCGACAATCTGCCATTCCCCGTTTTGGTCAAGGACCGCAACATGGCCTATGCGGCCGTGAACAAATCCGCCTGCACCATGGTTGAAACCAGCGCGGAGAGCATTCTCGGCAAGACGGTTTTCGATCTGCATTCACGCAAGGTCGCCGCGCAGATCGATGCGGCTGACCGCGCGGTAATGGACAGCGGCACGCCGAGCCTCATTCCCGAAAGAGTGAGACGCATAAACGGCGAGGAAGTGCTGACGATTACCCGCAAGCAGCGCGTGGGTCGCCCGGGGCGGCATTTTCTGGTGACGACGATGGAGGATGTCACCGCGCTTGCCACCATCGATGCGAGCGGCAGGCCCGTCATCCCCTCGCTCGAACATGTCGCTTTCGTCGCCTCCACCTATGGAAAGGACGAGGGGGACGCACCGGCTAAAGACCTGCTGAAAAGCAAGGCGGTGCTGGTCGTCTCCGAAAGCGGGCGTTTTGCCGAAGCCGCCGGCCGCCGGTTGACCGCGGGCGGCATGGACCATGCGGCGGTGACGAGCGAGGAAGAACAGCAGGCATTCATCGATATCGCTATCTCCGCCGGCGTGGGCATTGATGTCGTCGTCGTCGATGCCCAGATGAGCGTCACATGTCTCGATATAGCCGCTGCGCATGACCTGCCAGTCGTCACCATCGAGGAAGAGGAAATCGACGCATCCCTGCTGCATCACGTCGCCCTCGGTCTCAAATCGTCTCCTAACGAGAAATCGCCGGAGGAAGACTGGGAAATCATGACCGAAGACCTGCCCAGGATCCTCAAGACGGATGGTGTCTGCGAGATACTTCTCGTCGAGGACAACCGGGTCAACCAGATCGTCTTTTCGCAGATACTCGAAGGTCTCGGGCTTTCCTGGCGGCTCGCCGCCTCGGGCGAGGAAGCCTTGCAGCTTTTTGCGGAGCAGGCGCCTTCCGTCGTCCTGCTCGACACGACACTCGCCGATATCGACGGTTTCGAGGTCGCCCGCCGCATGCGTGAACTGGCGGGGGACCAGAACATTCCCATCGTCGGGGTCATCACCCACGCCTTCGAGGGCGATCTCGACAAATGCCTGGCGTCCGGAATGAACGACATGCTGCTGAAACCCGTCAGCCCTGACATGGTCGAGGCGGTTTTCCTGCGTGTTTTCGGCGCGGATGCGATGCGGCTGCAGGCCTGAACGCCCACCGACCCGGCCGTTTTTCCCGAGCGGCAGACTTTCCGAAAATGCCGCCGCATTTTTGGTTCGCAGCTCTATGGTTTTTTTAATACTTGCCCTGCATTGTGAGCGCGTTCACACAGGATTAACGAGATGCAGGAATGAAACGGGCAGAACCGCAATCGTTGCAGGTCAGCCAGAACGAGCTGCAGGCGATGGCTTACAGCGACCCTCTGACGGGGCTCGGCAACCGTTACCGTCTGCGGGACAAGATCCGCATGCTCGCAAGCGAACGCTCCAGCGACCCCGCGCCCTTCACGGTCGGCATCGCCAATATAGACGGCTTCAAACCCATCAATGATCTTTTCGGTGTTCAGGCGGGGGATGAAATCCTGTGTCAGGTCGCGCACCGCCTGAAGGCCTGCATTCCCGATGGCGCGGTCGTGACGCGCCATGATGGCGACGAATTCGCCTTCGTGCTGCCGCTCGTGTTCGAACGCACCGGCGCGGAGCGCATCGGCAACATGATCAAGGACGTGCTCTCGGCCCCTTACGATCTCGGTGATCGTAACGTTCGGCTTTCCTCCTCCTTCGGTTTTGCCATCTATCCCTTTGCCGGCGATGATTTCGAGGACCTGCTCAAAAGCGCCGAGACGGCGCTTTATCGCTCCAAGCGGCGCGGACGTGGCCAGATAACGGTCTATTCGCGTGAGATCGCGCAGGAAATGAAGCGCGCCACCCAGCTGGAACAGGCCTTGCGAAACGCCATCATCACCGATGCGATCGATGTGCATTTCCAGCCCATCGTCCGGCTGGAAGAGGCCAAGGTCATCGGCTTCGAGGCGCTGGCCCGCTGGAACGACCCCGATCTCGGCTTTGTTTCGCCCGCCGTCTTCGTGCCGCTTGCCGAAGAACGGGGTTTTATCGACGCGCTGTCGGAAGCACTGCTGCGAAAGGCGGCGGAAGCCGCCCTGTTCTGGCCGCGTGAGCTGTTTTTGTCCTTCAACCTGTCTTCCGCGCAATTGATGGACCCGAGCACGGCAGACAACATTCTTTCGATCCTTGCCCGCGTTGGTCTCGATCCGCACCGCCTGGAGCTTGAAATCACCGAAACGGCTGTCATGACGTCAGCCGATACCGCGCAACGCATCATCAGCGAATTGCAGAGTGCCGGCGTTCGCATTTCGCTTGATGATTTCGGCACCGGCCAGTCCAGCCTCGGCCGCCTGCGTGATTTCACCTTCGACAAGGTGAAGATCGACCGCGCCTTCGTTTCCCGCATCAGCAGCGACCGCCCCTCGGAACACATCATCAAGGCCATCGTCGCCATGTGTGACGGACTTGATCTTGAAGTGGTGGCCGAAGGGATCGAGGAGCGGGTGGAAGAGGAAAAGCTGCGCGCGCTCGGCTGCGCCATGGGGCAGGGCTATTTCTACGGCCGCCCCGCCGATGCCGCCGCGACCCAGCGGTATCTGCATGAGAATTATCGCGAGATATTGTCGGATATTTCCTGAAAACCGGGTGACCATAGGTCGGAGTCGAACTCACCAGCCCTCATTCCTGTGCTTGTCACAGGAATCCAGCCGACGCGCGTCTGCGCGGCGAAACGACTCCTTCCAGCCCAAGGACTTGGGCTGACTGGATTCCTGTGACAAGCACAGGAATGAGGGAGGTCGTTTCGGGAACAACCCTTGCCAGAAGGCGCTCCGCGTTTTGTTGCGGGCGGCCTACGCCGCGCTTCACAACCGGTAAAGCGGCTCGTACCGACCCTTCACCTCAACCCCCAGCTCGAACGTCAACCCATGCTGCGGATTGGCGGCAATGGCGTCATCATCGAGATGTTCGCGCGCCGAGGTGACGAGAAGGCGCGACGCGTCGGGTCCGATGAAGGCCGGGCAGGTTGTCTGTCCCGCCGGCACCTCATATCGGGCGATGTGATTGCCGTCCGTATCGTAGTGATCGACCGCGCCAATACCCCAGCGGGCATTCCAGATATGCCCTTCGGCATCGCAGACCGACCCGTCAATGCCGCCTTCGACGCCAGCGGAATCGATGAATACCTCTGCCTTGCCAGTG is a window from the Agrobacterium tumefaciens genome containing:
- a CDS encoding putative bifunctional diguanylate cyclase/phosphodiesterase — translated: MKRAEPQSLQVSQNELQAMAYSDPLTGLGNRYRLRDKIRMLASERSSDPAPFTVGIANIDGFKPINDLFGVQAGDEILCQVAHRLKACIPDGAVVTRHDGDEFAFVLPLVFERTGAERIGNMIKDVLSAPYDLGDRNVRLSSSFGFAIYPFAGDDFEDLLKSAETALYRSKRRGRGQITVYSREIAQEMKRATQLEQALRNAIITDAIDVHFQPIVRLEEAKVIGFEALARWNDPDLGFVSPAVFVPLAEERGFIDALSEALLRKAAEAALFWPRELFLSFNLSSAQLMDPSTADNILSILARVGLDPHRLELEITETAVMTSADTAQRIISELQSAGVRISLDDFGTGQSSLGRLRDFTFDKVKIDRAFVSRISSDRPSEHIIKAIVAMCDGLDLEVVAEGIEERVEEEKLRALGCAMGQGYFYGRPADAAATQRYLHENYREILSDIS
- the mutL gene encoding DNA mismatch repair endonuclease MutL: MAIKQLSETLINQIAAGEVIERPSSATKELVENAIDAGATRIEIATAGGGKGLVRITDNGSGMSPADLELAVRRHCTSKISTTLDDIRTLGFRGEALPSIGSVAKLSITSRQQGAEQGSVISVTGGKVSDVRPAAANAGTIVEVRDLFFATPARLKFLKTERAEAAAITEVVKRMAIAFPHIRFVLSGTDRSTLEIPSTGDDHLARMAQILGADFKDNAIEIDAGREDVMLTGFAGVPTFNRGNSAHQYVFVNGRPVQDKLLLSAIRGAYAETVPHGRYPVAVLSITLDPAFVDVNVHPAKSDVRFRDPGLIRGLIVGAIRQALTRDGDRAATTGASQMMNAFRPGYSPSGLRPSPSVTWSAATSPSRPLAVSGGSQFAEAVQSRFSDITMPTARTEPREAYEAAANSSSEPVLYPLGAARAQLHENYIIAQTENGLVIVDQHAAHERLVFEEMRNALHSRRPPSQVLLIPEIIDLPEEDCDRLMDHAAGFDGLGLVIERFGPGAVAVRETPAMLGEVNVQGLVRQLADEIAEWDAASTLANKLEYVAATMACHGSVRSGRRMRPEEMNALLRQMENTPGSGQCNHGRPTYIELKLSDIERLFGRS
- a CDS encoding response regulator, whose amino-acid sequence is MLDALCDALGAAIVVYDRNDHIIFASRKLLNFFPLEEAVVGPGARLRDYLSALYDCYLLETENLAANARQLGRDEWIGERLALHWKERSEKTERLKGERFLRFVMNRLPSGLGISVVADISEQKKREEQWRIDLERVQLIEDILDNLPFPVLVKDRNMAYAAVNKSACTMVETSAESILGKTVFDLHSRKVAAQIDAADRAVMDSGTPSLIPERVRRINGEEVLTITRKQRVGRPGRHFLVTTMEDVTALATIDASGRPVIPSLEHVAFVASTYGKDEGDAPAKDLLKSKAVLVVSESGRFAEAAGRRLTAGGMDHAAVTSEEEQQAFIDIAISAGVGIDVVVVDAQMSVTCLDIAAAHDLPVVTIEEEEIDASLLHHVALGLKSSPNEKSPEEDWEIMTEDLPRILKTDGVCEILLVEDNRVNQIVFSQILEGLGLSWRLAASGEEALQLFAEQAPSVVLLDTTLADIDGFEVARRMRELAGDQNIPIVGVITHAFEGDLDKCLASGMNDMLLKPVSPDMVEAVFLRVFGADAMRLQA